The genomic window GGGATACGCCCAGCGCGCGGGCACCGGCGGCCATCCCTCCTTCTCGATATACCGCTAGAAGAGCGGCGAGGGTGGGCTGATCAGGCACGAGGTACATTGTTTCATTGTAGCTGTTACAGGGAAAAACGCTCTCCCGCTCGGCCGGGCGGAGGTTTAGGCTTGGCACTATGAAACTTGGTCCCGCTTGGTCTGGTGCATTGATGGGCACCTCAATTACGGCAACACTGACGTATACCTTCGGTCTGACGTGGCTGTCTCACGCGCTGCTGCTCGCCGCATCTGTGCTGGCTATTTTAGTCACGCGCCGGGAAGCATTTTGCACTCGCACCATGCCGGCTTGGGGCATGTATTCGATGGGGTTGCTGGCGTTAGGCACGGCGTATTCGGCCACCTTGGGCCTGTGGTGGGTGCACGCGGTGTTGTGGGCGATCGGCGGTGCGCTCAGCGTGGTCACGTGCATCTGGTACACGCTTGCGTTGTTGCGTAGGCAGGCAGGCCCCGCAGCCTTCACGTGGGGCCTGCCGCTGGTGGCGCCGATGGTGACGGCCACGAGTTCCGCGCAATTAGGTGCTCATGTAGGCAGTGATCTGATCATGCACATCGGCATGGCGATGTTTGCGCTGGCGTGGGCCACTGGCGTTCCCACCTTTGTGGTGGCGTATCTGCGCGCCGAGGTGCCGCTAGCGTTGCGTACCACTACTTGGATTCCGCTGGGTATT from Corynebacterium gerontici includes these protein-coding regions:
- a CDS encoding tellurite resistance protein yields the protein MKLGPAWSGALMGTSITATLTYTFGLTWLSHALLLAASVLAILVTRREAFCTRTMPAWGMYSMGLLALGTAYSATLGLWWVHAVLWAIGGALSVVTCIWYTLALLRRQAGPAAFTWGLPLVAPMVTATSSAQLGAHVGSDLIMHIGMAMFALAWATGVPTFVVAYLRAEVPLALRTTTWIPLGIVGQSTAAAHLLWGAHTYGVIMLSIGVPLVAYALYRHWSVAFAMPYNPSWFASTFPVGTVCLGAHLTGFDGAAHVLLGLLLLHLTWAATGGAIQAARSRSSRLLPG